The Microcebus murinus isolate Inina chromosome 1, M.murinus_Inina_mat1.0, whole genome shotgun sequence genome includes a region encoding these proteins:
- the FILIP1L gene encoding filamin A-interacting protein 1-like isoform X1 yields MVVDEQQRLTAQLTLQRQKIQDLTTNAKETHAKLALAKARVQEEEQKANRLEKELQTQTTKFNQDQDAIMAKLTNEDSQNRQLRQKLAALSRQIDELEETNRTLRKAEEELQDIKEKINKGEYGNAGIMAEVEELRKRVLDMEGKDEELIKMEEQCRDLNKRLEKETSQSKDFKLEVEKLSKRIMALEKLEDAFNKSKQECYSLKCNLEKERMTTKQLSQELESLKVRIKELEAIENRLEKTEFTLKEDLTKLKTLTVMLVDERKTMSEKLKQTEDKLQAASSQLQVEQNKVTAVTEKLIEETKRALKSKTDVEEKMYSVTKERDDLKNKLKAEEEKGNDLLSKVNMLKNRLQSLEAIEKDFLKNKLNQDSGKSTTALHQENNKIKELSQEVERLKLKLKDMKAIEDDLMKTEDEYETLERRYANERDKAQFLSEELEQVKMELAKYKLAEKTESSHEQWLFKRLQEEEAKSGHLSREVDALKEKIHEYMATEDLICHLQGDHSVLQKKLNQQENRNRDLGREIENLTKELERYRHFSKSLRPNLNGRRISDPQVFSKEVQTEAADNEPPDYKSLIPLERAVINGQLYEESEDQDEDPNDEESVLSFKCNPSTPCPVNRKLWIPWMKSKDSHPQNGKIQTKPNGNFVQPGDLVLSHTPGQPLHIKVTPDHVQNTATLEITSPTTESPHSYTSTAVIPNCGTPKQRITILQNASITSVKSKPSTEGLINLEQGMSPITMATFARAQTPESCGSLTPERTMSPIQVLAVTGSASSPEQGRSPEPIEISAKHAIFRVSPDRQSSWQFQRSNSNSSSVITTEDNKIHIHLGSPYMQAVASPVRPASPSTPLQDNRTQGLTNGALNKTTNKVTSSITITPTATPLPRQSQITVSNIYN; encoded by the coding sequence ATGGTGGTGGATGAACAACAAAGACTGACGGCACAGCTCACCCTTCAAAGACAGAAAATCCAAGACCTGACCACAAATGCAAAGGAAACACATGCCAAACTAGCCCTTGCTAAAGCCAGAGTTCAGGAAGAAGAGCAGAAGGCAAACAGACTAGAGAAGGAACTGCAAACGCAGACCACAAAGTTTAACCAGGACCAAGACGCAATTATGGCAAAGCTCACCAATGAGGACAGTCAAAATCGCCAGCTTCGACAAAAGCTGGCAGCACTTAGCCGGCAAATTGATGAGCTGGAAGAGACAAACAGGACTTTACGAAAAGCAGAAGAGGAGCTgcaagatataaaagaaaaaatcaacaagGGAGAATATGGAAATGCTGGTATCATGGCGGAAGTAGAAGAGCTTAGGAAACGTGTACTAGATATGGAAGGGAAAGATGAAGAGCTTATAAAAATGGAGGAGCAGTGCAGAGATCTCAATAAGAGGCTTGAAAAGGAAACATCACAAAGTAAAGACTTTAAACTAGAGGTTGAAAAACTCAGTAAAAGAATTATGGCTCTGGAAAAATTAGAAGATGCtttcaacaaaagcaaacaagaaTGCTATTCTCTGAAAtgcaatttagaaaaagaaaggatgacCACAAAGCAGTTGTCTCAAGAATTGGAGAGTTTAAAAGTAAGGATCAAAGAGCTTGAAGCTATTGAAAATCGGCTGGAAAAGACAGAATTCACCCTAAAAGAGGATTTAACTAAACTGAAAACATTAACTGTAATGCTTGTAGATGAGCGGAAAACAATGAgtgaaaaattaaagcaaactGAAGATAAGTTACAAGCTGCTTCTTCTCAGCTTCAAGTGGAGCAAAATAAAGTAACAGCAGTTACTGAGAAGTTAATTGAGGAAACTAAAAGGGCACTCAAATCTAAAACTGATGTGGAAGAAAAGATGTACAGTGTAACCAAGGAGAGAGATGATCtaaaaaacaaactgaaagcagaggaagagaaaggaaatgatcTCCTGTCAAAAGTTAATATGTTGAAAAATAGGCTCCAATCATTAGAAGCAATTGAGAAAGATTtcctaaaaaacaaattaaatcaaGATTCTGGTAAATCCACAACAGCATTACACCAAGAAAACAATAAGATTAAAGAACTCTCTCAAGAAGTGGAAAGACTGAAACTGAAGCTAAAGGATATGAAAGCCATCGAGGATGACCTCATGAAAACAGAAGATGAGTATGAGACTCTAGAACGAAGGTACGCTAATGAACGAGACAAAGCACAATTTTTATCTGAAGAGCTAGAACAAGTAAAAATGGAACTTGCTAAATACAAGTTAGCAGAAAAGACAGAGTCCAGCCATGAACAATGGCTTTTCAAGAGGCTTCAAGAAGAAGAAGCTAAGTCAGGGCACCTCTCAAGAGAAGTGGAtgcattaaaagagaaaattcatgAATACATGGCAACTGAAGACCTAATATGTCACCTCCAGGGAGATCACTCAGTTCTGCAAAAGAAACTAAATcaacaggaaaacagaaacagagatTTAGGAAGAGAGATTGAAAACCTCACTAAAGAATTAGAGAGGTACCGACATTTTAGTAAGAGCCTCCGGCCTAATCTCAATGGAAGAAGAATCTCTGACCCTCAAGTATTTTCTAAAGAAGTTCAGACAGAAGCAGCAGACAATGAACCACCTGATTACAAGAGCCTCATTCCTTTGGAACGAGCAGTCATCAATGGTCAGTTATATGAGGAGAGTGAGGACCAGGACGAGGACCCTAATGACGAAGAATCTGTGCTGTCCTTCAAATGCAACCCATCTACTCCCTGTCCCGTTAACAGGAAGCTATGGATTCCTTGGATGAAATCCAAGGACAGCCATCCtcagaatggaaaaatacaaactaaaccCAATGGCAACTTTGTGCAACCTGGAGATCTAGTCCTAAGCCACACGCCTGGACAGCCACTTCATATAAAGGTTACTCCAGACCATGTCCAAAACACAGCTACTCTTGAAATCACAAGTCCGACCACAGAGAGCCCTCACTCTTACACGAGCACTGCAGTGATACCGAACTGTGGCACCCCAAAGCAAAGGATAACTATCCTCCAAAATGCCTCCATAACATCAGTGAAATCCAAACCCTCTACGGAAGGCCTCATTAATTTAGAGCAAGGCATGTCTCCGATTACTATGGCAACCTTTGCCAGAGCACAGACCCCAGAGTCTTGTGGTTCTTTAACTCCAGAAAGGACAATGTCACCTATTCAGGTTTTGGCTGTGACTGGTTCAGCCAGCTCTCCTGAGCAGGGACGCTCTCCAGAGCCAATTGAAATTAGTGCCAAGCATGCGATTTTCAGAGTCTCCCCAGACCGGCAGTCATCATGGCAGTTTCAACGTTCAAACAGTAATAGTTCAAGTGTGATAACTACTGAGGATAATAAAATCCACATTCACTTAGGAAGTCCTTACATGCAAGCTGTGGCCAGCCCTGTGAGACCTGCCAGCCCCTCAACACCACTGCAGGATAACCGAACTCAAGGCTTAACTAACGGGGCACTAAACAAAACAACCAATAAAGTCACCAGCAGTATTACTATCACACCAACAGCCACACCCCTTCCTCGACAATCACAAATTACAGTAAGTAATATATATAACTGA